Proteins encoded by one window of uncultured Celeribacter sp.:
- a CDS encoding tripartite tricarboxylate transporter substrate binding protein, with translation MIISRRAALLGAAAMTLCKPALAQDATWPSQPQHVYVGFPAGSSPDLLARIVTEPLAEKLGQPIVIENKPGAGGVIGIQQMLNAQDQKNTFATTINGPLTTAPRLTPSLGYDVAEDIVPVTLIATSPLVLVVAADFPAEDLADFVQAAGKEPEALAYGSVGKGSGAHLTAELFSDRAGVEMLHIPFTSYAEVTTAIIGHEIDCGFMAPSAAMQYVEAGKVKILGITSETPFAQAPGVPVMAGQAGLPDDFRAELWNAFIAPAGTEEAIVDTLSTHINAILAGEAVQKRLLDMGWQAAGGSAEELQQRIAEDTKVWGAVLDRIDAKE, from the coding sequence ATGATCATTTCGCGCCGCGCGGCCCTTTTGGGTGCCGCCGCCATGACGCTTTGCAAACCCGCTCTGGCCCAGGACGCCACCTGGCCGAGCCAGCCTCAGCATGTCTATGTGGGCTTCCCCGCAGGCTCCTCGCCCGACCTTCTGGCGCGCATCGTGACCGAGCCGCTGGCCGAAAAACTAGGTCAGCCGATCGTGATCGAAAACAAACCCGGCGCCGGTGGCGTGATCGGCATTCAGCAGATGCTGAACGCTCAGGATCAAAAGAACACCTTTGCCACCACCATCAACGGACCGCTCACCACGGCGCCGCGCCTGACGCCGAGCCTCGGCTATGACGTCGCTGAGGATATTGTTCCGGTGACGCTGATCGCGACCTCGCCGCTGGTGCTTGTCGTCGCCGCCGATTTCCCCGCCGAAGACCTCGCGGATTTTGTCCAAGCCGCTGGTAAAGAACCCGAAGCCCTCGCCTATGGATCCGTCGGCAAAGGCTCGGGCGCGCATCTGACAGCCGAACTGTTCTCTGACCGTGCCGGTGTGGAGATGCTCCATATCCCCTTCACCTCCTATGCCGAAGTGACGACCGCGATCATTGGTCATGAAATTGATTGCGGCTTCATGGCCCCTTCTGCGGCCATGCAGTATGTCGAGGCGGGCAAAGTGAAAATCCTCGGCATCACCTCCGAGACGCCTTTCGCACAGGCCCCCGGCGTGCCGGTCATGGCCGGTCAGGCCGGGTTGCCCGATGATTTCCGCGCCGAGCTATGGAACGCCTTCATTGCGCCCGCCGGAACGGAGGAGGCGATTGTCGACACGCTGAGCACCCATATCAACGCCATCCTTGCGGGTGAGGCTGTGCAAAAGCGGTTGCTCGACATGGGGTGGCAAGCGGCCGGCGGCTCCGCCGAAGAATTGCAACAGCGTATCGCAGAAGACACCAAGGTCTGGGGTGCCGTGCTCGACCGGATCGACGCGAAAGAGTAA
- a CDS encoding rhodanese-related sulfurtransferase, translated as MFTVCALYHFTRFEDPASLRPGLLDLCLDEGITGSLLLAKEGINGTVAGPTAEAIDRLVSYIRMLPGCGDFEYKLSTAQDQPFNRMKVRLKKEIVTMGQPDVDPKARVGHYCSPEEWNELISSDDVAIIDTRNDYEVQIGTFKDAIDPKTKTFREFPQWWEENKERFHNKRIAMFCTGGIRCEKSTNFLLGQGIEEVYHLKGGILKYLEEMPEAQSLWEGECFVFDQRVSIGHGLTEGPHELCHACRRPILPEDKSRPEYEDGVSCHQCIDETDEDRKERFRERQKQMALAKARAEAEQRS; from the coding sequence ATGTTTACAGTCTGCGCGCTCTATCACTTCACCCGCTTTGAAGATCCGGCCAGTTTGCGCCCGGGGTTGCTCGACCTTTGCCTGGACGAAGGGATCACCGGCTCTCTTTTGCTCGCGAAAGAGGGGATCAACGGCACGGTCGCAGGGCCAACCGCCGAGGCAATCGACCGGCTGGTGTCGTACATTCGCATGCTGCCGGGATGTGGTGATTTCGAATACAAACTTTCGACCGCACAGGACCAGCCCTTCAACCGCATGAAAGTACGGCTGAAGAAAGAGATCGTGACCATGGGGCAGCCCGATGTCGATCCGAAAGCCCGCGTCGGACACTATTGCAGCCCGGAAGAATGGAACGAGCTGATCTCCTCCGATGACGTCGCGATCATCGACACACGCAACGACTACGAAGTTCAGATCGGCACCTTCAAGGACGCGATAGACCCCAAGACAAAGACCTTTCGCGAATTCCCGCAATGGTGGGAAGAGAACAAGGAGCGGTTCCATAACAAACGGATCGCCATGTTCTGCACCGGCGGCATTCGCTGTGAGAAATCGACGAACTTCCTGTTGGGGCAAGGCATCGAGGAGGTCTACCACCTCAAGGGGGGCATTCTGAAATATCTCGAAGAGATGCCGGAGGCGCAAAGCCTCTGGGAAGGCGAGTGTTTCGTGTTCGATCAACGTGTCTCGATTGGCCACGGCTTGACCGAAGGGCCGCATGAGCTTTGCCACGCCTGTCGCCGCCCGATCTTGCCCGAAGACAAAAGCCGCCCGGAATATGAGGACGGCGTGTCGTGTCACCAGTGCATCGACGAGACAGATGAGGACCGCAAGGAGCGGTTTCGGGAACGCCAGAAACAGATGGCCCTGGCGAAAGCGCGCGCGGAAGCAGAACAGCGATCTTGA
- the glpK gene encoding glycerol kinase GlpK, translated as MTYILAIDQGTTSTRAILFDGDLSVTATAQEEFEQHFPKSGWVEHDAFDLWSTTAATCRAVIEKSSADVSQIAAIGITNQRETTLVWDKTTGQPVYNAIVWQDRRTSELCKTLKSEGFEEVVTEKTGLLLDPYFSATKLKWILDNVEGARDRAEAGELLFGTVDSWLVWKLTGGKVHATDATNAARTMLYDIRKGHWSTTICKRFDIPMAMLPEVRDCDADFGETRPDLFGRPIPILGIAGDQQAATIGQACFKPGMVKSTYGTGCFALLNTGETPVMSQNRLLTTIAYRIGGKTTYALEGSIFIAGAVVQWLRDGLKIIREASETQPLAESADKTQDLILVPAFTGLGAPYWNAECRGAMFGMTRNSGPAEFARAALESVGYQTRDLLEAMHADWQGDATTALRVDGGMSASDFAMQFLSDIISAPVDRPKVLETTAMGAAWLAGQRASVYPDMEGFAATWALERTFEPTMDEATRQAKCDGWARAVRATMLV; from the coding sequence GTGACCTATATTCTTGCCATCGATCAGGGCACCACATCGACCCGCGCCATTCTGTTTGACGGAGACCTCTCCGTCACAGCCACCGCGCAGGAAGAATTCGAACAGCATTTCCCCAAAAGCGGCTGGGTCGAACATGATGCCTTCGATCTCTGGTCCACAACGGCGGCCACCTGTCGTGCGGTGATCGAGAAATCCTCGGCCGACGTGTCGCAAATCGCCGCCATCGGCATCACCAACCAGCGCGAAACCACGCTTGTCTGGGACAAGACCACCGGCCAGCCGGTCTACAATGCCATCGTCTGGCAGGACCGCCGCACCTCTGAGCTGTGCAAAACACTTAAGTCGGAGGGCTTTGAAGAGGTCGTCACGGAAAAGACCGGGCTGTTGCTCGACCCCTATTTTTCGGCGACGAAACTCAAATGGATTCTCGACAACGTAGAAGGCGCACGAGACCGCGCCGAGGCGGGCGAGCTTTTGTTTGGCACGGTCGACAGCTGGCTGGTGTGGAAACTGACGGGCGGCAAGGTCCATGCCACCGACGCCACCAACGCCGCGCGCACCATGCTTTACGACATCCGCAAAGGCCATTGGTCCACCACCATTTGCAAACGCTTCGACATTCCCATGGCGATGTTGCCAGAGGTGCGCGATTGCGATGCCGATTTCGGCGAAACCCGCCCCGATCTCTTTGGCCGTCCGATCCCGATTTTGGGCATCGCGGGCGACCAGCAGGCGGCCACCATCGGTCAGGCCTGTTTCAAGCCGGGCATGGTCAAATCCACCTATGGCACCGGCTGTTTCGCGCTTTTGAACACGGGCGAGACGCCGGTGATGTCGCAAAACCGGCTGTTGACCACCATCGCCTACCGCATCGGCGGCAAGACGACCTATGCGCTCGAAGGCTCGATCTTTATCGCAGGTGCCGTGGTGCAATGGCTGCGCGACGGGCTGAAAATCATCCGCGAAGCCTCCGAGACCCAGCCCCTGGCCGAAAGCGCCGACAAAACGCAGGACCTGATCCTTGTGCCCGCCTTCACCGGACTGGGCGCGCCCTATTGGAATGCGGAATGCCGGGGGGCGATGTTCGGGATGACACGCAACTCAGGCCCAGCGGAATTTGCCCGCGCCGCGCTTGAAAGCGTCGGCTATCAAACCCGCGACCTCTTAGAGGCCATGCATGCCGATTGGCAGGGCGACGCCACCACGGCGCTGCGCGTCGATGGCGGCATGAGTGCCTCGGATTTTGCGATGCAATTCCTGTCCGACATCATTTCCGCGCCCGTCGACCGCCCCAAAGTCCTTGAGACCACGGCCATGGGCGCCGCCTGGCTCGCGGGTCAACGGGCGAGCGTCTATCCCGACATGGAGGGCTTTGCCGCCACATGGGCGCTGGAGCGCACCTTTGAGCCGACCATGGATGAGGCAACGCGGCAGGCCAAATGCGACGGTTGGGCGCGGGCCGTTCGTGCCACGATGCTGGTCTGA
- a CDS encoding S8 family serine peptidase — translation MGYQDNPLFSQQSGYYNLINLVPVWSDYTGQGLHVGVFDDGMDVMHPDLVGNYDASKESNLVSATHSAYYDIHGTSVAGIIGASNNDIGGVGVAYDVSLTSMNLIVGGGSLYYNQFMALLEEGAKFDIANNSWGYKLVYEDFGNLADAYSAMSDMEASYAAVVAEGRGGLGTIIVSAAGNGVGVYDNYQGSAQANGYGQMFENITVAATNGDGDVRSYSSFGTNVLISAPSAWVTTDRLGYSGYSAGDYTSDFGGTSAATPVISGVAALMLEANPDLGWRDVQNILAASAQQTGSTFGNGAESFEQGAWFSNGANTWNGGGMSFNISYGYGMVDALAAVRMAEVWSHFYPEAYTSENLVSTSASRTLLATVEAGNSRSAHITITEDISIEHLQIDIDYSSYRASDATLILIDPDGNEWILRDRDGPSTEGWDGSWAYTVSGLRGVSSVGTWSVRYENHGVWTDGTFDSVSLRFSGAAQTVDDVHHITQDFLELKSEEPEERALITDSNGGADWLNLVALTGDVTVELGGRLAVNGTDWAGISGDIEKLALGDGNDDAMGNGSDNEILGGRGDDRIDALDGDDVIEGGEGSDYLIGSGGNDMLYGGDGFDYLFGGDGNDTLSGEGASGHLYGGRGDDKLFGGNESDKLLGEGANDLINGYGGNDHLDGGDGEDVIYGGTGNDRIYAGAQSDTVSGEADNDTIYGQGGDDILRGGDGVDIIYGGVGSDNIYGDAGRDFLRGEDDDDVIDGGTGADVIWGGRGRDTLSGGLDGDTIRGEGAEDIIWGDAGDDWLHGGGSDDFVNGGEDNDRIYGAAGEDDLRGSGGNDILFGGTEDDRLDGGIGEDYLYGNADNDTLLGNNGHDYLFGENGLDVLDGGLGDDHLNGGTQKDVLTGGGGADVFIFENGTGVDTITDFEISVDHVDIQGISGITSAEDLFANHLYDTAQGAVFDSLNGDKIIFSGLSVSDLSASDFLL, via the coding sequence ATGGGATACCAAGACAACCCCTTATTTTCGCAGCAATCGGGTTATTACAATTTGATCAACCTTGTGCCGGTTTGGAGCGATTACACCGGCCAGGGTCTACATGTCGGAGTCTTTGATGACGGCATGGATGTTATGCATCCCGACCTCGTGGGTAACTATGATGCGTCGAAAGAAAGCAATTTGGTCTCGGCCACGCATTCGGCCTATTATGACATACATGGCACATCCGTCGCCGGGATCATCGGGGCGTCCAACAATGATATCGGGGGCGTAGGGGTTGCCTATGATGTGTCACTGACGTCCATGAACTTGATCGTGGGCGGCGGTTCTCTGTACTACAACCAGTTTATGGCCTTGCTCGAAGAGGGAGCAAAATTCGATATCGCCAACAACAGTTGGGGGTATAAATTGGTCTACGAGGATTTCGGCAATCTTGCGGATGCCTACAGCGCGATGTCGGACATGGAGGCATCCTATGCCGCAGTGGTTGCCGAGGGGCGCGGGGGCCTGGGGACTATTATCGTGTCTGCGGCTGGAAATGGTGTCGGAGTCTATGACAATTATCAAGGCAGCGCTCAGGCCAATGGCTATGGGCAGATGTTCGAAAACATCACCGTTGCGGCGACGAATGGTGATGGCGATGTCAGGTCTTATTCCTCCTTTGGCACGAATGTCCTCATCTCTGCCCCTTCGGCTTGGGTGACGACCGATCGCTTGGGGTATTCTGGATATTCCGCCGGGGACTATACAAGTGATTTCGGGGGAACCTCGGCGGCGACACCCGTGATTTCGGGTGTGGCGGCTTTGATGCTGGAGGCGAACCCGGACCTCGGGTGGCGCGATGTTCAGAATATTCTGGCTGCGTCCGCGCAACAGACAGGGTCGACCTTTGGAAATGGTGCTGAAAGCTTTGAGCAGGGAGCTTGGTTTTCGAACGGGGCCAACACCTGGAACGGTGGCGGGATGAGTTTCAACATCTCCTATGGCTACGGCATGGTCGATGCCCTTGCCGCCGTGCGGATGGCAGAGGTGTGGAGCCACTTCTACCCGGAGGCCTATACATCCGAAAATCTTGTCTCGACCTCCGCAAGCCGCACTCTTCTTGCGACCGTTGAGGCCGGGAATTCGAGAAGCGCGCATATCACCATCACGGAAGATATCTCGATTGAGCATTTGCAGATTGATATTGATTACAGCAGCTATCGGGCCAGTGATGCCACGCTGATCCTGATCGACCCCGATGGCAATGAATGGATCTTGCGGGACCGGGACGGCCCCAGTACCGAGGGCTGGGACGGCAGCTGGGCCTACACGGTGTCTGGCCTGCGCGGTGTGTCCAGCGTGGGCACCTGGAGCGTGCGGTATGAAAATCATGGGGTCTGGACGGACGGGACGTTTGACAGCGTGTCCCTGAGATTCTCGGGCGCCGCTCAGACCGTCGATGACGTGCATCACATCACCCAGGATTTCCTTGAACTGAAATCGGAGGAGCCTGAAGAACGAGCTCTCATCACGGATAGCAATGGTGGCGCAGACTGGCTCAACCTTGTTGCGCTGACCGGCGATGTCACGGTCGAGCTCGGCGGTCGCCTGGCCGTGAATGGCACGGATTGGGCGGGCATTTCCGGGGATATCGAAAAGCTGGCCTTGGGCGATGGCAACGATGATGCCATGGGGAACGGTTCTGACAATGAAATTCTCGGTGGCCGTGGAGACGACAGGATCGACGCGCTCGATGGCGATGACGTGATCGAAGGCGGCGAGGGGTCAGACTATCTGATCGGCTCCGGCGGCAATGACATGCTCTATGGCGGCGACGGCTTCGACTACCTGTTTGGCGGCGACGGCAATGATACCCTGTCAGGGGAAGGCGCTTCGGGGCATCTCTATGGCGGTCGCGGAGATGACAAACTGTTTGGCGGCAACGAGTCCGATAAACTTCTCGGCGAAGGCGCAAACGATCTCATCAATGGCTACGGTGGCAATGACCATCTCGACGGTGGGGATGGTGAGGATGTCATCTATGGCGGCACCGGAAACGACCGGATTTATGCGGGTGCCCAGAGTGATACCGTTTCAGGCGAAGCGGATAACGACACGATCTATGGGCAGGGTGGCGATGACATCCTGAGAGGCGGCGATGGTGTCGATATCATCTACGGTGGCGTTGGCTCTGATAATATCTACGGCGACGCCGGGCGCGACTTCCTGCGGGGAGAGGACGACGACGATGTCATTGATGGCGGTACAGGTGCCGATGTGATTTGGGGCGGTCGCGGTCGCGATACCCTGAGCGGTGGCCTGGACGGGGATACGATCCGGGGCGAGGGTGCCGAAGACATCATTTGGGGCGACGCGGGCGACGATTGGCTTCACGGTGGTGGTTCCGATGATTTTGTCAACGGAGGCGAGGACAACGATCGTATTTACGGGGCTGCCGGTGAGGATGACCTGCGTGGTTCCGGTGGCAACGACATTCTTTTCGGGGGCACCGAAGATGATCGGCTGGATGGTGGCATCGGCGAAGACTATCTCTATGGCAATGCCGACAATGACACTTTGCTGGGCAACAACGGCCATGACTATCTTTTCGGGGAAAATGGCCTGGATGTTTTGGATGGCGGTCTCGGCGACGATCACTTGAACGGTGGGACACAAAAAGACGTGCTCACTGGAGGCGGCGGTGCCGATGTGTTCATATTCGAGAATGGCACGGGTGTGGATACGATTACAGATTTTGAAATATCTGTGGATCACGTCGACATTCAGGGAATCTCCGGGATCACCAGTGCCGAAGACCTTTTCGCGAACCATCTCTACGATACCGCGCAAGGCGCCGTGTTCGACTCTCTGAACGGGGATAAAATCATTTTCAGCGGATTGAGCGTCAGCGATCTTTCTGCTTCGGATTTCCTGCTCTGA
- a CDS encoding iron-containing alcohol dehydrogenase — MPGYADNLASNPVADLAFTAPARCLIGRGAKDQVAALVRERGQKVLILRSASVPWADVLIEELDTLGAQVTSLTARGEPTVNQVRDAVARARASAADCIVAIGGGAVIDLGKAVSGLCVSEGDVLDHLGLGPDPAPKLNAPLPFVAIPTTAGTGAEATRNAVIGVPEQGLKISLRDPRLVPDLAVVDASLTDGLPKSLTLSTGLDALTQLIESYLSNRANPVTDALARGMIGPATAALQTLMTHEDETARDTLAKASYLSGLALANSGLGIVHGLAAVIGSRGGAHGAICGRLLPAALTVNHAALTQAGKPTARCEEIERWVQDGLGLPLRAFIDRHGLASLDALHCGPPLWEETARHALSASSTQANPVQLSLAEVQKILKLSA, encoded by the coding sequence ATGCCGGGTTACGCCGACAACCTCGCGTCCAATCCGGTCGCGGATCTCGCCTTTACCGCGCCCGCACGCTGTCTGATCGGACGTGGCGCAAAGGATCAGGTCGCAGCTTTGGTGCGCGAGAGGGGGCAAAAGGTCCTCATCTTGCGCAGCGCCTCGGTCCCCTGGGCCGATGTGCTGATCGAAGAACTCGACACTCTTGGGGCACAGGTCACATCCCTTACCGCCCGAGGCGAGCCGACCGTCAATCAGGTGCGCGACGCGGTGGCCCGCGCCCGTGCGTCCGCCGCCGATTGTATCGTCGCCATTGGCGGCGGTGCGGTGATTGATCTGGGCAAGGCGGTGTCGGGGCTGTGTGTCTCCGAGGGCGATGTCTTGGATCATCTCGGTCTCGGGCCCGATCCCGCGCCCAAACTCAATGCCCCCCTGCCCTTCGTCGCGATCCCGACCACCGCAGGCACCGGCGCAGAGGCCACACGCAACGCGGTGATCGGTGTACCGGAACAAGGGCTCAAGATCAGCCTGCGCGATCCACGTCTCGTGCCGGACCTTGCGGTGGTCGATGCGTCCCTGACCGATGGTCTGCCCAAATCCCTGACCCTGTCGACCGGGTTGGATGCGCTGACACAATTGATCGAGAGCTACCTGTCGAACCGCGCCAATCCGGTCACCGATGCCCTCGCCCGCGGCATGATCGGGCCTGCGACCGCAGCGCTTCAGACACTCATGACACATGAGGATGAAACCGCGCGCGACACTTTGGCCAAAGCCAGCTATCTGAGCGGTCTGGCGCTGGCCAATTCCGGGCTTGGGATTGTGCATGGCCTCGCCGCCGTCATCGGCAGTCGCGGGGGCGCCCATGGCGCGATCTGCGGGCGTCTGCTTCCTGCTGCACTGACGGTCAATCATGCCGCGCTGACACAGGCAGGCAAGCCCACCGCTCGCTGCGAAGAGATCGAACGATGGGTGCAAGACGGGCTTGGACTGCCCCTGCGCGCTTTCATTGACAGGCATGGGCTGGCCTCTCTGGATGCCCTGCACTGCGGCCCGCCGCTTTGGGAGGAAACGGCGCGACATGCCCTCTCGGCCTCCTCCACACAGGCCAACCCTGTGCAGCTCAGTCTCGCCGAGGTGCAGAAAATTCTAAAGCTTTCCGCCTGA
- a CDS encoding tripartite tricarboxylate transporter permease yields MNGWDGFLHGLSVATQPGVLIYCVLGVLLGTFVGVLPGIGAMATISLLLPITYYLSPEAALVMLAGVYYGSQYGGAVASILLRLPGTPQSAITTLDGYPLAQKGRAGVALFTSMISSFAGSMIGILVLILLSGALAQAAIAFGAAEYAAMMILGLVAASTVGAKHPAKSMAMVVLGLILGCVGTDVNSGEQRFIFGQTELMDGINLVALAMGLFGVAEVISNIRVAERTGVPPRVALRDLLPSRSELRRIPFPALRGASLGSFFGALPGTGSTISSFLAYATERRISRRSEQFGKGAIEGIAGPEAANNAAAISAFVPTLSLGIPGDPIMALMLGALVIHGVQPGPLMLDARPDMFWGLIASFGIGNLLLLVLNLPLIGIWVSMLRIPFRWLYPAILIFVSLGVYSVRGSSFDIFAVALIGVIGYALSLARFNPALLLLGFVLGPLIETNLRRALLIGRGDPMVFLQRPIAAAFILAAGALIVMAVVQVLRRRSTDAVETES; encoded by the coding sequence ATGAATGGGTGGGACGGATTTCTGCACGGGCTGAGCGTCGCGACACAGCCCGGCGTGTTGATCTATTGTGTGCTCGGCGTGCTTTTGGGCACCTTCGTCGGCGTTTTGCCCGGCATCGGGGCGATGGCCACGATTTCGCTGTTGCTGCCGATCACCTATTACCTGTCTCCCGAGGCGGCTCTGGTGATGCTGGCTGGCGTCTATTACGGCTCGCAATATGGCGGGGCTGTCGCTTCCATCCTTCTGCGTCTGCCCGGCACGCCGCAGTCCGCAATCACCACGCTCGACGGCTATCCGCTGGCCCAGAAGGGGCGCGCTGGTGTGGCCCTGTTCACCTCGATGATCTCGAGCTTTGCAGGCTCCATGATCGGGATTCTCGTGCTGATCCTGCTGTCGGGCGCTTTGGCTCAGGCGGCGATTGCCTTTGGCGCCGCCGAATATGCCGCGATGATGATCCTTGGCCTTGTTGCCGCCTCGACGGTCGGTGCGAAACACCCGGCGAAAAGCATGGCAATGGTCGTGCTGGGGCTGATCCTCGGCTGCGTCGGGACCGATGTGAATTCCGGCGAACAGCGTTTTATCTTTGGCCAGACCGAGCTGATGGACGGCATCAACCTCGTGGCGCTGGCGATGGGCCTGTTTGGCGTGGCGGAGGTGATCTCCAACATTCGTGTCGCCGAACGCACCGGCGTGCCGCCGCGCGTCGCATTGCGCGATCTTCTGCCCAGCCGGTCGGAGCTGCGCCGTATCCCCTTCCCGGCCCTGCGCGGCGCCAGTCTCGGCAGTTTTTTCGGCGCGCTCCCCGGCACCGGATCGACGATCTCGTCTTTCCTCGCCTATGCCACGGAGCGCCGCATCTCGCGCCGCTCAGAGCAATTCGGCAAGGGCGCGATCGAAGGCATCGCAGGGCCCGAGGCGGCCAATAACGCCGCCGCGATCAGCGCCTTCGTCCCCACGCTCTCGCTCGGCATTCCAGGCGATCCGATCATGGCACTTATGCTGGGCGCCTTGGTCATTCACGGCGTACAGCCCGGCCCCTTGATGCTCGACGCGCGCCCCGACATGTTTTGGGGCCTGATCGCGAGCTTCGGCATCGGCAACCTGTTGCTGTTGGTGCTCAATCTGCCCCTGATTGGCATCTGGGTGTCGATGCTGCGCATCCCGTTTCGCTGGCTCTACCCCGCCATCCTGATCTTTGTCAGCCTCGGCGTCTATTCGGTGCGAGGATCAAGCTTTGACATCTTCGCCGTCGCCCTGATCGGTGTCATCGGCTACGCGCTGTCGCTGGCACGGTTCAACCCGGCGCTGTTGCTACTGGGGTTCGTTTTGGGGCCTCTCATCGAAACCAACCTGCGGCGCGCCCTTCTGATTGGACGGGGCGATCCGATGGTCTTCCTGCAACGCCCGATCGCCGCGGCCTTTATCCTCGCCGCAGGCGCACTCATCGTGATGGCCGTGGTACAGGTGCTGCGCCGTCGCTCCACGGATGCGGTTGAAACGGAGAGCTGA
- a CDS encoding tripartite tricarboxylate transporter TctB family protein produces the protein MKRDIPDLVGGVLLAAIGLFVVFYTLTHYEIGSLRRMGPGFFPAVLGATLALLGGMVALPALARQGEAIHIAWKECLAVLAAILIFAAGLDRLGLVLVTLTSVLIASLAAPDRRIGWRIVLALVVTALSVAVFSFGLKMTVPLWPGR, from the coding sequence ATGAAGCGCGACATTCCTGATCTCGTTGGTGGCGTCCTTCTGGCCGCCATCGGCCTCTTCGTCGTCTTCTACACGCTGACGCACTACGAGATTGGCTCACTGCGCCGGATGGGGCCCGGGTTCTTCCCGGCCGTCCTTGGCGCAACCTTGGCGCTTCTAGGGGGGATGGTCGCGCTTCCTGCCCTTGCCCGACAGGGTGAGGCAATACACATCGCGTGGAAAGAGTGCCTCGCCGTGCTGGCGGCGATCCTGATCTTTGCCGCCGGTCTCGACCGCTTGGGGCTTGTTCTGGTGACATTGACCAGCGTGCTAATCGCATCGCTCGCGGCCCCGGATCGGCGGATCGGCTGGCGCATCGTGTTGGCCCTCGTGGTCACCGCGCTGTCGGTCGCGGTGTTTTCCTTCGGATTGAAAATGACCGTTCCGCTCTGGCCGGGACGATGA